The genome window TGTCGTAACCCTCGGGCAGCGAACGGATGAAGTCGTCGAGGTGGGCGGCGCGCGCGGCCGCGACGATTTCCTCGCGCGTCGCGCCGACCCGGCCATAGCCGATGTTGTAGGCGATCGTCTCGTTGAACAGCACCGTATCTTGCGGCACGACGCCGATGCGACGGCGCACGCTATGCGGCGTGACCGTGCGCAGGTCGTGGCCGTCGATGCTGACGATGCCCTCGGTGGGGTCGTAGAAACGCAACAGCAGCCGCGCCAAGGTCGACTTGCCCGAGCCGCTGCTGCCTACCACCGCGATGGTCTTGCCGGCGGGGATGCGCAGGCTCACGTCCTGCAGCAAGGGACGGGCCGGCTCGTAGGCGAAGCTGACGTCCTCGAACACGATGTCGCCGCTGCCGGGCGGAAGATCGGGCTGCCCGGGCGGGGTCTGTATCTCGGGCTTCTCCTGCAACAGGCCGAACAGGCGCTCCACGTTCACCCAGGCGTCGCGCACCTCGCGATACACGAAGCCGAGCGAGTTGAGCGGCAGGCACACCTGCAGCACATAGGCGTTGATCATGACCAGGTCGCCCACGGTCATTTGCCGCTGCGCCACCTGCTGCCCTGCGAGCAGCATGATCGCGCCCACGCCGACCGCGATGATCGCGCTCTGGCCCACGTGCAGCACGAACAGGGCGCGCTGGTTGCGCATGGCGGCGCGGCGCCACTCGTCCATGATGGCGGCGAAGCGCTCCTCCTCGACCTTCTCGTTGGCGAAGTACTTGACCGTCTCGTAGTTGATCAGGCTGTCCGCCAGCCGGGTCTTGGCGCTCGAGTCGAGCTTGTTCACGCGGCGCTGGTAGGTGGTGCGGCGGGAAGTGACGAACAGGGTGTAGGCGCCATAGGCCACGAAGGTGGCGGCAATGATCAGCGCGAACCGGGCGCTGAAGTTCGCCAGCACGATGCCCAGCACCAGCGCGATCTCGAGCAGGGGCGGGAACAGGGTGAACACGCCCGTCCCCAGCAGGAAGGACAGGCCGCTGGTGCCGCGGTCGATGTCGGGCAGCAGCCCGCCCAGCTGGCGCTGGCTGTGGAAGCGCGCGCCCAGCTGGTGCAGGTGGGCGAAGGTGCGCTGCGCGTAGTGCGAGACCGTGTGCTGGGCGAGCGGGGCGAACAGCAGGTCGCGCAGCTCGTTGAACAGGGTGCTCGCGAAACGCAGCAGGGCATAGCCCGCCAGCAGCCCCACCGGCACCGCAGCCAGGGTCTCGGGATGGCCCAGCATCTCGATGATGCGCTTGAGGACCAGGGGAACCAGCACCGTCGCGAGCTTGGCCAGGATCAGGCAGGCCAGGGCCGCGACCACCGCTCCCCGGTACTGTTTGGCCAGTGCCCAGAGCTCGGCGCCGACTCCCTGCATCGACAGCCGCGTGCTGCCGTGTTCGGCTCCATTCGCTTCCATCGCCCCTCCTTGCCCGCTACTTTGAGCACAGTGTGGCGCATCGCGTTTGGCCACGCGCACACGGTTGGACGGAACTGCGCCGAATTTACACAGGTCTATACCTCGGCAATGCGCGCAAAGGCGCAGTGCGTCGACGAACCTATCCACGGGAGGCAGGATGAATCCGCTGCTGGACGTATCCATGCTGTTGCGGCTGCACGAGCGGGCCTTGGGCGAGAGCGAACCGGGCTGGCCCGCGACCGCACCCTGGGGCGCCATCGCCGCCAACCACCGTTGCAACGGCCTGCTGTGGGACGAGGAAGACAAGGCGCGCCGGCGTGACGTCCCCGCCGCCGAGATCGCCGCGAACAAGCGCCGCATCGACGACTTCAACCAGCGCCGCAACGACGCGGTCGAGGCGGTGGACGAGGCGCTCCTGGCCCGGCTGGCCGACGTCGAGCCCGGTCCCGGTGCGCGCCTGCACAGCGAGACGGCCGGCGCCATGATCGACCGCCTATCCATCCTGGCGCTCAAGATCCATCACATGCAGGCGCAGACGCGGCGCAAGGACGTCGGCGACGAACACGTCGCCGCCTGCGAGGCCAAGCTGGCGCGCCTGCGCCTGCAGCGCGCCGACCTCGCCGCCTGCCTCGACACCCTGCTGTGCGGCGCGGCGGAAGGGAGCGTCTATTTCAAGGTCTATCGCCAGTTCAAGATGTACAACGACGCCGCGCTGAACCCCTATCTGTCGGGCCAGCGTTCCACGGAAGGCGCCAGGGCGGGGGAGGGTTGATGGACGCCGTCACCGTGCTCGTCCCCACTTGCGGCCGGCCCGCCGCGCTGGCCGCCACGCTCGCCACCGTCGCGGCCCAGTCTCACCCGCGCCTCCAGCTCGTGATCTCCGACCAGGGCGACGAGGCTGCCTTCGAGCGCCCGGAGGTCGCGGCCGTGCTGCGCATGCTGGGCGCGCTCGGGCGCGAGGCGCGGTGCCTGCGCCACCTGCCGCGGCGCGGGCTGGCCGAGCAGCGCGACTTCCTGCTGTCGCAGGCGAGCACACCCTACGTCCTGTTCCTGGACGACGATGTCCTGATCGAGCCCGAGCTCGTCGCGCGCCTGCTGCGCGTGATCCGCGCGCACGGCTGCGGCTTCGTGGGCAGCGCCGTGCACGGCCTGAGCCACCTGGCCAGCCAGCGGCCGCAGGAAGAAGCGATCGAATTCTGGGAAGGAAAGGTCGAGCCCGAGGTGGTGGAGCCCGATGGCCCGGCCTGGGCGCGCCACCACCTGCACAGCGCCGCCAACCTCTACCACCTGCAGACGCGGCTCGGCCTGGCGCGCTACGCCGCCTTGCCCTATCGCGTGGCCTGGGTCGGCGGCTGCGTGCTCTACGACAGCGCCAAGCTGCGCGAGGCCGGCGGCTTCGGATTCTGGCGTGCGCTGCCGGCGCAGCATTGCGGCGAGGACGTGCTGGCCCAATTGCGGGTGATGGCGCGCTTCGGCGGTTGCGCCATCATCCCCTCGGGCGCCTACCACATGGAGTTGCCCACCACGGTGCCGCTGCGCGAATGCGACGCGCCGCGCGTGCTGTGGACGCCGCGCCGACAGGAGCAGGCATGAAGCCCGCGGCGCATGGCCTGGTTCCGGGCGTCGAAGGCATCGCCGTGCTGGGCCCGGCTGCGATCGGCGATTTCATGTTCGCGCTGCCGGCCCTGCATGCGCTCCGGCTGGCCTACCCGCGGGCCCGGCTCACCCTGCTCGGCAAGCCCTGGCAGGCGGCCTTCCTGGCAGGACGTCCGGTGCCGGTCGACGAGGTGGTGGCGATGCCGCCTTACCCCGGCATGGGCGCGCCACCGGACAGCGAACCCGACGCCCAGGCCCGCGCCTTCCTGGAGCGCCTGCGTGCGCGCCGCTTCGACCTGGCCTGCCAGATGTACGGAGGAGGGCGCTACTCGAATCCCTTCATCCAGGCCCTGGGCGCGCGCGTCAGCGTGGGCGCGGCCGCGTCCGGGGCGCCGCGTCCGGATCGCTGGATCGCCCACCGGCCGCATGCCAACCACAGCCTGATGCTGCTGCAGGTGGCCGCGCTGGCGGGCGCGCCGCCATGCATCCCGGAGCGCGCACTCGTCACCACCGCCGCCGACCGCGCGCTGGCTGCGCAGGCGCTGCCGCTGGTGGCGGACGAGCGCATCGTGGTCCTGCACCCGGGGTCGAGCGATGCGCGGCGGCGCTGGGCGCCCGAGCGTTTCGCCGAAGTCGCGGACGCGCTCGCCGCCAGGGGCGCACGCGTCGTGCTCTCGGGTGACGGCGCCGACCACGCCGTGGTGCAGGCAGTGGCCCGCCACATGCGCACGCCGCCGACGCCGCTGCAGGGCGAACTCTCCCTGCCGGCGCTGTGCGGCCTGCTGGAGCGCGCCCACCTGATCGTCGCCAACGACACCGGGCCGCTGCACCTGGCCCTGGCCCTGGGCAAGCCGGCGGTCGGGGTCTTCTGGTTCACCAACCTGGCCGGCTCGGGCACCCTTTGGCCCCAGCGCCTGGCGCCGGCCGTGTCGGCGCGCGTGCATTGCCCGCTATGTGGCGCGGAGAACCTGCGCCGGCATTGCGGGCACATGGTGTCCTTCGTGGACGAAGTCGGCGCCGCGGAGGTGACCGGGCTTGCCCTCTCGGTTTTCGAGGAAGCGTCATGCGGCGCTGTGTCGAAGGCTACCCAAACAAGGGCGGATAGATAGCTGCCCGGGCGAGCGGCTAGTAGGCCGGAGGCGGTGCGGCACCCGCCATCAGGCTGTCCGACTGCGCCATCACGTCGGCGATGCGGACGCCTGCTGGATCCCACAGGCATCGGTGCAGCGAAGCGTCGGCGGGCGCCCAGCGTCGTATATCGGCCTTGCTGAACACCACGACGCTTGGCAGCCTCAGGCCGGCCGCGATGTGCGATACGCCGGTGTCGTTGCAGATTAACAGGCGCGCACCTTGCATCAGCGCGGCCATGGCCCCCACCGAAATCGGTCCGGCCGCCACCCGCGCTGGCGTGCGCATCTGGCTTGCCACCTCGCGCGCAAGCTCGGCTTCATTGGCGGCGCCCGTCAAGACAGGCGTCAAGCCCCAGCGCAGCGCGACATGGTCCGCGGCCGCCGCAAAGCACTTCGCTGGCCAGCATTTGTCACGGCTACGCGCGCCGGGGTGCACGCAGAAATAGCTTCCCGAAACGATTCCCTCGGCCAGGCCGGACGCCCGCAACTCGGCGAGGTCTGTCTGCTGCACTGGGAACTCCAGCTGCGTTCCTTGTCGCGCTACACCGAGGCAATCCGTCAGTTTGAGCAAGCGCTCCGGCTCCGGCCCATGGTCGGGCCAGGGCAGGCCTGCCCAGGCTACGGGTGGCGAGCCACCCGACGGAAAGAAGCCGGCACAATTGGGCGCGCCGAAGCCGGCGACGATGGCGTTCGTGCGCGAGCCATCGCCGTGCATCTGGATCGCGAGCTCCGGGCCCAAGTCGCGCAGGCTGGACGCGAAGCCGTCCTTCCTGTCGGCTTGTATCGCCTGCTCCGGAAGCGCTTCGTCGCCGGGGAAGGCGAGGAATCCGTCCAGGTAGCAAGGGAAGCGCTGCGCGAACTGCTCGGCCCAGGGCAGGCCGGCGAGGGTGATGCGCGCCCGCGGGGCCGCGCCTCGCAGCGCCCTCAATGCCGGGACGGCGCAGAGCATGTCGCCGAGCTGCAAGGCGCGGAAGACCAGGATGCTACGCATGACGGACAGGTCAGCGATACTCATTGGTATTCACATCGATCGAGCGATCGCGTCCGGCGAGAGGAAATGGATCGTGCCTGCTCGACGGGCTTGAGCTGGTCGCGGCCTCATGGCTGCCGGCAGGGATGTCGACCAGCCCGTCCTTCCCGGGCAGCTGCAGCTCGCAGAGGTCGCCCACGTCGCCGACCCCTCCTAAATGGCCATTGCGGCGCGTCGGGCGCTCAGTCGGGACTGCCCAGGGCGGCTCGGAGCCACGCATGAGGCAGGCGCTGGCATCCCGCGTCCGGTTGATTCCCAATACGATCGCTCGATCCGCCACAACGGCCTCCTGATGAAAGCATGGCCGGACCAGTGTAGATGCCTTGGCGGACGAACGGCGCGGAAATGCGAATCGAGGGGGCGTATTACGTCGCTTGCCGAGACGCCGCTTGTCGCAGGTGTCGTGTTGTTCGTACACTGGAGTCTCGCGCATCACCGCGCACAGCAAGCTGAGGCGGCTGAGCGCCGATTCCGCACTGATGGAGGACAAGTGAGCATTCGATTAGCAAGCTGCAGCTGTGGCCAGCTCAGCGCCCGCGTGGCGGGCGAACCGGTACGCGTATCGATCTGCCATTGCCTGGCCTGCCAGCGCCGCACTGGCAGCGCCTTCGGCCAGCAGGCCCGCTTCCCGCGCGAGAAGGTCACCGTCAGCGGCGCGTCGACCGTGTTCGCGCGCACCGGCGACGAAGGCTCGACCGCCCGTTTCCACTTTTGCCCGCAGTGCGGCGCCACCGTCTATTACGAGGCGCAGGGACTGGAAGCCTATCTGACCATTCCCGTGGGGGCCTTCGCCGACCCCGCTTTCCCGCCCCCGACCGTGTCGGTGTACGAGGAAAGGATGCATCCCTGGGTCCAGCCGCCCGCCGGCGCCGAGCACATCTTCTGAGGGGCGAGCCGGCAGTGCCGGTAGCGCCAATGAAAAACCGGCGCGTCCTTGCGGAACGCGCCGGTCGACGGACGCACCCGGGGTGCGCCGACACTTACATGTTCGGGTAGTTCGGCCCGCCGCCGCCTTCCGGCGTGACCCAGACGATGTTCTGGGTCGGATCCTTGATGTC of Massilia sp. KIM contains these proteins:
- a CDS encoding GFA family protein, which codes for MSIRLASCSCGQLSARVAGEPVRVSICHCLACQRRTGSAFGQQARFPREKVTVSGASTVFARTGDEGSTARFHFCPQCGATVYYEAQGLEAYLTIPVGAFADPAFPPPTVSVYEERMHPWVQPPAGAEHIF
- a CDS encoding glycosyltransferase family 9 protein, with amino-acid sequence MKPAAHGLVPGVEGIAVLGPAAIGDFMFALPALHALRLAYPRARLTLLGKPWQAAFLAGRPVPVDEVVAMPPYPGMGAPPDSEPDAQARAFLERLRARRFDLACQMYGGGRYSNPFIQALGARVSVGAAASGAPRPDRWIAHRPHANHSLMLLQVAALAGAPPCIPERALVTTAADRALAAQALPLVADERIVVLHPGSSDARRRWAPERFAEVADALAARGARVVLSGDGADHAVVQAVARHMRTPPTPLQGELSLPALCGLLERAHLIVANDTGPLHLALALGKPAVGVFWFTNLAGSGTLWPQRLAPAVSARVHCPLCGAENLRRHCGHMVSFVDEVGAAEVTGLALSVFEEASCGAVSKATQTRADR
- a CDS encoding glycosyltransferase yields the protein MDAVTVLVPTCGRPAALAATLATVAAQSHPRLQLVISDQGDEAAFERPEVAAVLRMLGALGREARCLRHLPRRGLAEQRDFLLSQASTPYVLFLDDDVLIEPELVARLLRVIRAHGCGFVGSAVHGLSHLASQRPQEEAIEFWEGKVEPEVVEPDGPAWARHHLHSAANLYHLQTRLGLARYAALPYRVAWVGGCVLYDSAKLREAGGFGFWRALPAQHCGEDVLAQLRVMARFGGCAIIPSGAYHMELPTTVPLRECDAPRVLWTPRRQEQA
- a CDS encoding ABC transporter ATP-binding protein/permease, which gives rise to MEANGAEHGSTRLSMQGVGAELWALAKQYRGAVVAALACLILAKLATVLVPLVLKRIIEMLGHPETLAAVPVGLLAGYALLRFASTLFNELRDLLFAPLAQHTVSHYAQRTFAHLHQLGARFHSQRQLGGLLPDIDRGTSGLSFLLGTGVFTLFPPLLEIALVLGIVLANFSARFALIIAATFVAYGAYTLFVTSRRTTYQRRVNKLDSSAKTRLADSLINYETVKYFANEKVEEERFAAIMDEWRRAAMRNQRALFVLHVGQSAIIAVGVGAIMLLAGQQVAQRQMTVGDLVMINAYVLQVCLPLNSLGFVYREVRDAWVNVERLFGLLQEKPEIQTPPGQPDLPPGSGDIVFEDVSFAYEPARPLLQDVSLRIPAGKTIAVVGSSGSGKSTLARLLLRFYDPTEGIVSIDGHDLRTVTPHSVRRRIGVVPQDTVLFNETIAYNIGYGRVGATREEIVAAARAAHLDDFIRSLPEGYDTMVGERGVKLSGGERQRIAIARIVLKAPPILVLDEATSALDARSERAIQAEFERLGERRTVLVIAHRLSTVVTADEIIVLERGRITERGAHEALLEQGGLYARLWELQQRADDVGQGAAA
- a CDS encoding glycosyltransferase family 9 protein: MSIADLSVMRSILVFRALQLGDMLCAVPALRALRGAAPRARITLAGLPWAEQFAQRFPCYLDGFLAFPGDEALPEQAIQADRKDGFASSLRDLGPELAIQMHGDGSRTNAIVAGFGAPNCAGFFPSGGSPPVAWAGLPWPDHGPEPERLLKLTDCLGVARQGTQLEFPVQQTDLAELRASGLAEGIVSGSYFCVHPGARSRDKCWPAKCFAAAADHVALRWGLTPVLTGAANEAELAREVASQMRTPARVAAGPISVGAMAALMQGARLLICNDTGVSHIAAGLRLPSVVVFSKADIRRWAPADASLHRCLWDPAGVRIADVMAQSDSLMAGAAPPPAY
- a CDS encoding DUF4254 domain-containing protein; translation: MNPLLDVSMLLRLHERALGESEPGWPATAPWGAIAANHRCNGLLWDEEDKARRRDVPAAEIAANKRRIDDFNQRRNDAVEAVDEALLARLADVEPGPGARLHSETAGAMIDRLSILALKIHHMQAQTRRKDVGDEHVAACEAKLARLRLQRADLAACLDTLLCGAAEGSVYFKVYRQFKMYNDAALNPYLSGQRSTEGARAGEG